The genomic DNA GAGGTAGAAACAGCTGCTGGAAAAATAGGAGTGGAAGCGAGCCAAATAGAGCTGGAAGCTGCCGCGGTTCGCAAAAAGCTTATAGATGACGAGGTTCGCGCAGCAGCCGAAGCGGCTCGCGATGAAGCCCTAAAAGCTGCCAATAACCAACCCCCCAAAAACCCCTAGCTAATATAATCCTTGAGTCTTTTGCTATCTTTGTGCTTACGAAGCTTTGTTAGTGCCTTGGCTTCAATTTGTCGGATTCGCTCGCGGGTTACACCGAACTCCTGCCCGACCTCTTCGAGGGTGTGGCTGCGTCCATCTTCTAGGCCAAAGCGCATGCGCAGAATCTTTTGCTCTCGAGGAGTAAGCAGCTCCAATGTGTCATCGATATGCTCTTTTAATAACTCATATGTCGCAGCCTCTTCGGGGCTAACAGAGTCCACATCTTTGATAAAGTCTCCAAGGCTGGAATCCTCATCCTCGCCAACTGCTGCATCCAAACTCGTGGTGTCTTGGGATATTTTAAGGATGTGATTAACCTTATCGACATCAATTTCCATTTCTGCAGCTAGTTCCTCTGGCAGCGGCTCGCGTCCGAGTTCTTGGGTAAGACGGCGCTGAGTACGGATAAGCTTATTGATTGTTTCTACCATATGTACTGGGATTCGGATAACTCTGGCTTGGTCGGCAATGGCTCTGGTGATAGCCTGGCGAATCCACCAGGTAGCATAGGTACTGAACTTAAAGCCTTTATGATAGTCGAATTTTTCAACCGCTCTGAGTAGCCCTGTGTTACCTTCCTGGATAAGATCCAATAGGTCCAACCCACGGCCGATATATTTTTTGGCAATACTCACCACGAGTCGCATATTGGCCTCGGCCAAAGCGTCCTTTGCAGCCTTGTCGCCCTTTTCAATTCGCTTGGCTAGCGACACTTCCTCGTCAGCTGTGATGAGAGGTATCTTACCTATCTCTCGCAAATACAGCCTTACTGAATCGTCGGCGATATCTTTTATATTAGCTTCACTGGTAGCGCTCTCAACATCTTCTTCTGGCTCGGTTTCCCAAAGCTTGTCCTTTTGATCCGTAACCTCGATACCTTTGTCGATAAGTTTGGAGTACAAATCATCGAGCAAATCTACATTTTCCTCGGCTTCCGGAACCGTCGACTGGATCTCCTGCTGAGTAACAAAGCCCTGCTGTCGACCCTTTGCGATAAGTTTGTCTATCTCGACAGTAAAATCATTATTTTCTACTGGCTTGTCTTTAGGGCTTTCGATTGGGGCTTTAGATTTCTTTGGCATAGTTATTTATCCTCGTTTATTAGTGCTTGATACTGTCTTAAAAGTTCCTTAGATAGCTTGATATCGCCGCTCGACTCGGCTTCGTAGAGCTGTCTTGCGAGCTTTTGTTTTACAGACTGCCTATTTGTTTCTTGAACCCTTGCGACCTGGGTGAAGGCTTCGAGCCTTATATCGTGCGCCGAGAAATCGGCGTATTGTTGTTCACCCCTTAATGCTAGTATTTTAACATAATTTTCTTGTTCAGGCAATCCTTTAACAATGCTGTCAAATTTGGCATCGGTGTTATTCTTAATCCCTTCAAAAATCGACTGATGCAGATCGGTGATTTGATCTACTTCGAGATCGTCTAGAGCTGGTGCAGCAATTGGGAAGGCCAGGCACAGCTCCAGCAGTTCTTGCTCGAGTTTTTCTGGACGAGTAAGCTTACGCTTGTCTTCTATGGGGCCATTGTCGCTATCCGCGCCGGGTAGATCTAGCGTAGAAGATATTATTGCGGGTGCTGTGGTTTTGGTGATACTTGAATTTAGTAGCTTAAAAATGTGCTCTTCTGCTACATCGACAATCTGCGCAACTGTCTTGATATAATGCTGTGTCTCTATATCGTCTGTAAAAGATCTGATCATCGGCAAAATAAAGCTAATAAACTGCTTCTTCCCTGGAGCTGTAAGGGTGCTATATTTGGTTTTGCCTAAAGAAATCAAATAGTCAGGTGCATACATGGCCGAATCCAATGCTCTCTGCCAGCTAGTTTTATCTTTTTTTAGCATTTCATCTGGATCCTTGGCATCATTTAAGCCAATGATGTCGATCCTTACTTCTTGCTTGCTAGCTAGCTCTATGGCGCGTAGGGTGGCGTTGACCCCTGCTTCATCGGCATCAAAGCATAATTTAATGTTTTTGCTGAGCCTACTCAGCTGACGGACCTGCATATCAGTGAGTGCAGTGCCACTGCAGGCAACTACATTTTTATATCCAGCATTGGCCAGTGCCAGGACATCCATATTGCCCTCGACAACAACGACGCCGTCGGCCTGTCTGATTGCCTCTTTTGCCTGAGTAAGGCCATAA from Patescibacteria group bacterium includes the following:
- the rpoD gene encoding RNA polymerase sigma factor RpoD, encoding MPKKSKAPIESPKDKPVENNDFTVEIDKLIAKGRQQGFVTQQEIQSTVPEAEENVDLLDDLYSKLIDKGIEVTDQKDKLWETEPEEDVESATSEANIKDIADDSVRLYLREIGKIPLITADEEVSLAKRIEKGDKAAKDALAEANMRLVVSIAKKYIGRGLDLLDLIQEGNTGLLRAVEKFDYHKGFKFSTYATWWIRQAITRAIADQARVIRIPVHMVETINKLIRTQRRLTQELGREPLPEELAAEMEIDVDKVNHILKISQDTTSLDAAVGEDEDSSLGDFIKDVDSVSPEEAATYELLKEHIDDTLELLTPREQKILRMRFGLEDGRSHTLEEVGQEFGVTRERIRQIEAKALTKLRKHKDSKRLKDYIS
- the dnaG gene encoding DNA primase, which codes for MNDVDEVKSRLDIVEVIGGYVQLKQMGRSFKGLSPFKTEKTPSFIVSPEKNIWHDFSSNRGGDVIGFVMEVEGVSFPEALEMLAKRAGVALKPRKFGNNKETSIKNRLFEANDSAMAYFHMALSKDADSKSYFINQRGLSRDTIKHFKLGFSPDTWDSLTVHLRSKGFSDDELVAAGLCAKSPKSSSVYDLFRGRVMFPVFDAQGRTIGFSARTLSSQKIAKYINTPQTAIYNKSLAIYGLTQAKEAIRQADGVVVVEGNMDVLALANAGYKNVVACSGTALTDMQVRQLSRLSKNIKLCFDADEAGVNATLRAIELASKQEVRIDIIGLNDAKDPDEMLKKDKTSWQRALDSAMYAPDYLISLGKTKYSTLTAPGKKQFISFILPMIRSFTDDIETQHYIKTVAQIVDVAEEHIFKLLNSSITKTTAPAIISSTLDLPGADSDNGPIEDKRKLTRPEKLEQELLELCLAFPIAAPALDDLEVDQITDLHQSIFEGIKNNTDAKFDSIVKGLPEQENYVKILALRGEQQYADFSAHDIRLEAFTQVARVQETNRQSVKQKLARQLYEAESSGDIKLSKELLRQYQALINEDK